One window from the genome of Bacilli bacterium encodes:
- a CDS encoding co-chaperone GroES: MLKPLSSYVALTLLKDEPKTQSGIILASEAKEKPALGLVKAIGDEVKFVQTGNRVVYESYAGTKVKVDETEYLLIKEENILAIIE; encoded by the coding sequence ATGTTAAAACCATTAAGTTCTTATGTTGCTTTGACTTTGCTGAAAGATGAGCCTAAAACCCAAAGTGGCATTATTCTTGCCTCAGAGGCAAAGGAAAAACCCGCCCTCGGATTGGTAAAGGCCATTGGTGATGAAGTCAAGTTTGTGCAGACCGGCAATCGCGTAGTTTATGAATCTTATGCTGGGACTAAGGTAAAAGTTGATGAGACGGAATATCTTTTAATCAAAGAAGAAAATATTCTAGCAATTATTGAATAG
- the yihA gene encoding ribosome biogenesis GTP-binding protein YihA/YsxC, giving the protein MLNFRNTIFIKSATEKNGRPEKNLSEVLFVGRSNVGKSSLLNALTDNSHLAFTSSKPGHTRLLNYYSVDQKLYFVDAPGYGFAKGSKEGWIDFGKMMEDYFVNNSSLRVVLFLLDGRRQPTVEDIDLYRFFKATNVPFILIATKSDKLNQSAKAKLTRQWQNCFEDDKLSILPVSIQNRQSISSLAATIERWVK; this is encoded by the coding sequence ATGCTCAACTTTCGTAACACCATCTTTATTAAAAGTGCGACTGAAAAAAATGGACGTCCGGAAAAAAACCTTTCGGAAGTCCTTTTTGTTGGTCGATCCAATGTGGGCAAATCATCTTTATTAAATGCTTTAACCGACAACTCCCATCTTGCATTTACATCCTCTAAACCCGGACATACGCGCCTTTTAAATTATTATTCAGTTGACCAAAAACTATATTTTGTCGATGCTCCTGGATATGGCTTTGCCAAAGGTTCAAAAGAGGGCTGGATTGATTTTGGAAAGATGATGGAAGATTACTTTGTTAACAATTCTTCGCTTAGAGTGGTTCTTTTTTTACTTGATGGTCGTCGCCAACCCACGGTTGAGGATATCGATTTATATCGATTTTTTAAAGCGACAAATGTACCATTTATTCTTATTGCCACCAAAAGTGATAAACTGAATCAAAGTGCTAAGGCCAAACTCACACGCCAATGGCAAAATTGTTTTGAAGATGATAAATTATCAATCTTACCCGTCTCAATTCAAAATCGACAATCGATATCCTCTTTGGCGGCGACTATCGAAAGGTGGGTCAAATAG
- the lon gene encoding endopeptidase La has translation MEQEVLQLPIIFTRGQVIIPIDEVTTIDAGRSYTLAAINVANARDDKYLVVTAQKIYTSSNPNFDEVYHIATLVKITGIQKRSSYTTIEVRPVARVAINDGHFSQENGWFADTQILSDVVGDEKKESDLVKELYGLIADKNSLAPANNSDIQDRLDSNLSSGEKADIVATYLINSTEQRQKVLELVDVNERLSYVIDVISGEQNENSVRSIASTISKKVQEESQNRQTETDEDDEEDLDTNEEILNRLNANPYPDYVKKRVKKELRRLSGNDNDRSRALDYIDWLLKIPYWQVTQDNNDIANVQKVLDEDHYGLKDAKKRIVEYIAVKKMTDNLHTPIICFYGEPGTGKTSLAKSIARALGRKMVKCSLGGVDDEAKIRGFLRTYVGAQPGIIVQSMKKAGTVNPVFVLDEVDKMTSSTHGDPASALLEVLDPEQNKEFNDHYLEENYDLSQVMFIATANYIEQIPPALRDRMEMIYLPPYTEDEKIHIALEHLLPKEIKTHGLEKYNITMSREAVIEIIEHYTMEAGVRSLDKTIASILRKLSVELLTNKNPVVDINAEETKRYLGKELILSNKKQKENKVGVVTGLAVVGGVGGDILPIEVSTEVPGRGNVNVTGNLKDMMKESGTIAMAHVRSFARHYGIDPKLFDLINIHIHFPDAAPKDGNSAGVAMAVGIISALTGRKVDANVCMTGEVSLMGNALPIGGVREKLTGALRAGMKMALIPRDNERDLEDVPEEVKKGLDIKIIDTVGEAVEFALTNDIIDNLDLKNIVKESPKKDAQLS, from the coding sequence ATGGAACAAGAAGTCCTTCAATTACCAATTATATTCACGCGGGGTCAAGTTATTATCCCGATTGATGAAGTTACGACCATAGATGCCGGCCGTAGTTATACTTTAGCGGCGATTAATGTCGCTAATGCACGCGATGACAAGTATTTAGTCGTAACCGCCCAAAAAATATATACCAGTTCAAATCCAAATTTTGACGAAGTATATCATATTGCCACTTTGGTTAAGATTACCGGAATTCAAAAACGGTCGTCTTATACGACTATCGAGGTTCGCCCTGTCGCCCGGGTCGCGATTAACGATGGTCATTTTTCACAAGAAAACGGTTGGTTTGCGGATACGCAAATTCTGAGCGATGTTGTCGGCGACGAAAAGAAAGAATCGGATTTGGTTAAAGAACTTTACGGCCTTATCGCTGATAAAAACAGTTTGGCTCCGGCCAATAATTCCGACATTCAAGATCGGTTGGACTCCAATCTTTCGTCGGGCGAAAAAGCCGATATCGTTGCCACTTACTTGATTAACAGTACCGAGCAAAGGCAAAAAGTTCTCGAATTGGTCGATGTCAACGAACGCTTAAGCTATGTTATTGACGTTATCAGCGGCGAGCAAAATGAGAATTCGGTGCGCTCAATTGCTTCAACTATCTCGAAGAAAGTTCAGGAGGAAAGCCAAAATCGTCAGACTGAAACCGATGAAGACGATGAGGAAGACTTGGATACCAACGAGGAAATCCTTAATCGCTTAAATGCGAATCCCTATCCTGATTATGTTAAGAAGCGGGTTAAAAAAGAGTTAAGACGGCTTTCGGGCAACGATAATGATCGTTCACGGGCGCTTGATTATATCGATTGGCTTTTAAAAATTCCTTATTGGCAAGTCACTCAGGACAATAATGATATCGCTAATGTTCAAAAGGTTCTAGACGAGGACCATTATGGTTTGAAAGATGCTAAGAAGCGGATTGTAGAATACATTGCCGTTAAAAAAATGACCGATAATCTCCACACTCCGATTATCTGTTTTTATGGTGAACCCGGAACAGGAAAAACGAGTTTGGCCAAATCGATCGCCCGCGCCCTTGGTCGCAAAATGGTTAAATGCTCACTCGGCGGAGTTGATGATGAAGCAAAAATTCGCGGCTTTCTAAGAACATACGTCGGAGCTCAGCCCGGTATTATCGTTCAATCGATGAAAAAAGCCGGTACCGTTAATCCTGTGTTTGTTCTAGATGAGGTAGATAAGATGACTTCATCCACCCATGGCGATCCCGCCAGCGCGTTGCTGGAAGTCTTGGATCCCGAACAAAACAAGGAATTTAACGACCACTATTTGGAAGAAAATTATGATTTAAGCCAGGTAATGTTTATTGCCACGGCTAACTATATTGAACAGATTCCACCGGCGCTTCGCGATCGGATGGAGATGATTTATCTACCGCCTTACACCGAAGACGAGAAGATTCATATTGCTCTTGAACATTTGCTGCCAAAGGAAATTAAGACCCATGGTTTGGAAAAATACAATATTACTATGAGTCGCGAAGCGGTCATTGAGATCATCGAGCATTATACGATGGAAGCCGGCGTTCGCTCGCTCGATAAAACCATCGCCTCCATTTTGCGAAAACTATCCGTTGAGCTACTTACCAACAAGAATCCGGTTGTGGATATCAATGCGGAAGAAACAAAACGCTACTTAGGTAAGGAGCTGATTCTTTCCAATAAAAAACAAAAGGAAAATAAAGTGGGAGTCGTCACCGGTTTGGCTGTTGTCGGTGGGGTCGGCGGAGATATTTTGCCGATTGAAGTGTCGACGGAAGTCCCCGGTCGGGGAAACGTCAATGTCACCGGCAACCTTAAAGATATGATGAAGGAAAGCGGAACGATTGCGATGGCGCATGTTCGCAGTTTTGCCCGCCATTACGGAATCGATCCTAAGCTGTTTGATTTAATCAATATTCATATTCATTTTCCCGACGCCGCGCCAAAGGATGGAAATTCGGCTGGTGTTGCAATGGCAGTTGGTATTATTTCGGCATTAACTGGCCGTAAAGTTGATGCTAACGTTTGTATGACCGGTGAAGTTTCGCTTATGGGAAATGCTCTACCAATAGGTGGAGTTAGAGAAAAACTAACCGGTGCCTTAAGAGCTGGAATGAAAATGGCTCTTATTCCTAGAGATAATGAACGTGACCTCGAAGATGTACCGGAAGAAGTTAAAAAGGGCTTGGACATTAAGATTATTGATACAGTTGGTGAAGCGGTTGAGTTTGCTCTTACCAACGATATAATTGACAATTTAGATTTGAAAAATATCGTTAAGGAGTCACCAAAGAAAGATGCTCAACTTTCGTAA
- the tig gene encoding trigger factor: MKSSVKKLENSHVEIIVDFESSEWKEAQEKAFKKLAGELEIKGFRKGKAPEKLAREKINPNNILTEALDSLVQPTFSQVLSEHNLVPMARPSYDVPKFSDNDLQVKFTIVVAPEVEIGAYKDLAVGHKEIKVSEEDIDLRLVSLREENAELVLKEDAAAFGDTVVLDFDGYVDGKQFDGGKAENYSLELGSGSFIPGFEDQVVGHKAGDEFEVKVTFPEKYVEHLAGKDATFKVKLHEVKTKKVPELSDEFVADLSREGVNNVSELRADVKKELTLKKENDEKNRYLEELLKKLRETSKVELADEIVADEAHNMQKNLEDQISQNGLDLASYCKMTNTTEEALHQKFHEEARRNITNYLIIEKVGEAENIGVTEEALNAEIKKLAEQYKMEDAKVREILGDSLDRFKADIKQRNIFDYLLSVNK; the protein is encoded by the coding sequence ATGAAATCATCAGTCAAGAAATTAGAGAATTCGCATGTCGAAATCATCGTTGATTTTGAGTCAAGCGAATGGAAGGAAGCACAAGAGAAAGCTTTCAAGAAATTAGCCGGCGAATTAGAAATTAAGGGCTTCCGCAAGGGAAAAGCTCCTGAAAAACTCGCAAGAGAAAAAATTAACCCAAACAATATCTTAACCGAGGCCCTCGATAGTCTCGTTCAACCAACTTTTAGTCAAGTATTGAGTGAACACAATCTTGTTCCAATGGCCCGTCCAAGTTACGATGTTCCAAAGTTTTCGGATAACGATTTACAGGTTAAATTCACCATCGTCGTCGCTCCGGAAGTGGAGATCGGCGCCTATAAAGATTTAGCCGTCGGACATAAGGAAATTAAAGTTTCGGAAGAAGATATCGATTTGCGTCTCGTCTCACTTAGAGAAGAGAATGCCGAGTTGGTTCTCAAAGAAGACGCGGCCGCTTTTGGCGATACCGTTGTTCTTGATTTCGATGGATATGTTGATGGTAAGCAATTTGATGGTGGAAAAGCCGAGAATTATAGTTTGGAACTAGGTTCTGGCTCTTTTATCCCTGGATTTGAGGATCAGGTTGTCGGTCATAAAGCGGGAGATGAATTTGAAGTAAAGGTTACTTTCCCTGAAAAATACGTTGAGCATTTGGCAGGAAAAGACGCAACCTTTAAAGTTAAACTTCATGAAGTTAAGACCAAGAAAGTTCCGGAACTTAGCGATGAATTTGTGGCTGACCTATCGCGTGAAGGGGTCAACAATGTTAGTGAACTCCGCGCGGATGTAAAAAAAGAATTAACTCTAAAAAAAGAGAATGATGAGAAAAACCGTTATTTGGAAGAGCTTTTAAAGAAACTTCGCGAAACATCAAAAGTGGAACTTGCCGATGAAATTGTGGCTGATGAAGCGCACAATATGCAGAAGAATTTAGAGGATCAAATCAGCCAAAATGGTCTTGACCTTGCTTCTTACTGCAAAATGACCAATACCACGGAGGAAGCCCTTCATCAAAAATTCCACGAGGAAGCGCGGCGGAATATCACAAATTATCTTATTATCGAAAAAGTTGGCGAAGCGGAAAACATCGGGGTTACCGAAGAAGCTTTGAATGCCGAAATAAAGAAGTTGGCTGAGCAATATAAGATGGAAGACGCTAAGGTTCGTGAGATTCTTGGTGACTCGCTTGATCGGTTTAAAGCGGACATCAAACAGAGAAATATCTTCGATTATTTACTCTCTGTTAATAAGTAA
- a CDS encoding methylated-DNA--[protein]-cysteine S-methyltransferase: MSTYFSYLKTEDITLIIAADENALISISRADNLTTEQPNAITLQAQKELKEFFSGKRKSFSIAISPSGSDFDQKVWSAIKDIPYGETRSYAQIARAVGNSKASRAVGNSCHANPLPFIIPCHRVIKTSGRLGNYGFGSRLKERLLILEHINKAAI; this comes from the coding sequence ATGAGCACATATTTTTCATATTTAAAAACCGAAGATATCACGTTGATAATTGCCGCTGACGAAAATGCTCTAATCAGTATTAGTCGCGCTGATAATTTAACGACGGAGCAGCCCAATGCCATCACTTTGCAAGCCCAAAAAGAACTCAAAGAATTTTTTTCTGGAAAACGAAAATCTTTTTCGATTGCTATCAGTCCAAGCGGGAGTGATTTTGACCAGAAAGTCTGGAGCGCGATTAAGGATATCCCCTACGGTGAGACCCGCAGTTACGCCCAAATAGCGAGAGCAGTTGGAAATTCAAAAGCCAGCCGAGCGGTGGGCAACAGTTGCCACGCTAATCCTCTTCCGTTTATCATTCCTTGTCATCGGGTAATTAAAACCTCCGGCCGGCTTGGAAATTATGGCTTTGGAAGTCGACTGAAAGAGCGATTGCTGATTTTAGAGCACATTAACAAGGCGGCCATATAA
- a CDS encoding class I SAM-dependent methyltransferase, with the protein MKKYQDINSEVIDKWVMDGWEWGQPISHEEYLLAQKGVWQMVLTPNVPVPKSWFPKLKEAKVLGLASGGGQQMPIFAALGAECTILDYSSKQLESEALVAQREGYKINIVKADMTKRLPFPDNSFDFIFHPVSNVYIEEVEPVFHECYRILKTGGTMIAGLDNGINFAFDEDEAILRFSLPFNPLKSKEQYEYMMSHDYGLQFSHTLSEQIGGQLKAGFRLLDIYEDTNSDGYLKEKNVPSFIATRVIKD; encoded by the coding sequence ATGAAAAAATACCAAGACATTAATTCTGAAGTTATCGATAAATGGGTCATGGACGGCTGGGAATGGGGCCAACCGATTTCGCATGAAGAGTATTTGCTTGCTCAAAAAGGAGTTTGGCAAATGGTGCTTACGCCCAATGTACCAGTTCCCAAAAGCTGGTTTCCCAAATTAAAGGAAGCAAAAGTATTAGGACTGGCCTCTGGTGGTGGCCAGCAGATGCCGATTTTTGCGGCTTTAGGCGCCGAATGTACGATTTTGGATTACTCTTCTAAGCAACTGGAAAGCGAGGCGCTGGTCGCTCAACGCGAAGGATACAAGATTAATATTGTTAAAGCAGATATGACGAAGAGGTTGCCCTTTCCAGATAATAGTTTCGATTTTATTTTTCATCCCGTCTCGAATGTCTACATTGAAGAAGTTGAGCCCGTATTCCATGAGTGCTATCGGATTTTAAAGACGGGTGGAACGATGATTGCCGGGTTAGATAACGGTATAAATTTTGCTTTTGATGAGGATGAGGCCATACTTCGTTTCTCTCTCCCCTTCAACCCCCTCAAAAGTAAGGAGCAGTACGAATATATGATGAGTCACGATTACGGACTGCAATTTTCCCATACCTTAAGCGAGCAAATTGGCGGTCAATTAAAAGCGGGCTTTCGCTTGCTTGATATTTATGAAGACACTAATTCAGACGGCTATCTTAAGGAGAAGAATGTCCCTTCTTTCATCGCAACGCGGGTAATAAAGGACTAG
- a CDS encoding DUF6273 domain-containing protein has translation MEIGEKITFGKYLWRILDIKPGKLLIITDEIIEQRNYHAQKTDIDWEHSSIRNYLNNDFLSQFSSVEQSKIISVVNKNRANNWYHTHAGNDTLDHIFLLSLEEVTKYYFGDSSVLLDNPKPKQRYWFERKDVNNHLRRATYLNYIWWWWTRTPGKNQRVSVYIHGDGNIGIQGNGICNPSFNTLHPITKSNKGGLRPALWLKI, from the coding sequence ATGGAAATAGGCGAAAAAATTACATTTGGAAAATATCTATGGCGCATCTTAGATATTAAACCCGGGAAATTGCTGATAATAACCGATGAGATTATCGAACAGCGTAATTATCATGCCCAAAAAACAGATATTGATTGGGAACATTCATCAATCAGAAACTATCTTAACAACGATTTTCTTTCTCAGTTCTCATCTGTTGAGCAAAGTAAAATAATTTCGGTTGTCAACAAAAATAGAGCCAACAATTGGTATCACACCCATGCCGGAAATGATACCCTCGATCATATTTTTCTGCTTTCACTCGAGGAGGTTACTAAGTATTACTTTGGTGATAGCAGCGTCTTACTTGATAACCCGAAGCCAAAACAACGATATTGGTTTGAGCGCAAAGACGTTAACAACCATCTGCGAAGAGCCACCTATCTAAATTATATTTGGTGGTGGTGGACGCGAACCCCCGGGAAAAATCAACGGGTGAGCGTTTATATTCATGGCGACGGGAATATTGGAATCCAAGGTAATGGAATATGCAATCCTTCATTTAACACGCTTCACCCCATTACTAAAAGCAATAAAGGCGGTTTACGTCCCGCTCTCTGGCTTAAGATATGA
- a CDS encoding MBL fold metallo-hydrolase has product MKRFKYSLVLLLTVITGCSHNQSYSSQSSFDTTGTSDSGDYSEESSSSNESSSLSSEDINDAFNNRISTMVSTGMFPRENDALLPALTAYDENAVLGSAAHPLLNQIDSSYLEIVAFEQPSQYGDAFLIKADNAEIIVDFGNYASTNYDDGTKYGSYLAEQYNQYITDQKLELMIVSHPHSDHIGGVDGFIDSNVNKIDMLVDYGYRGYNDSNYYNSIRNSINQWDGVYHSIYDCVNNLHNALERTYVTPELFIDWIDSGFYQSNSELDSSNLTYQGQAIEDLNITSVQAILNYRNFSFYLSGDMQNSTSYGVIDGENIMVENNQNNSSFHQVTMLKVGHHGSGTATYASLLEYLQPELGVISAGRVEGTNTYGNKFGACSNHPHVATLNRLKAANVKTYLNSASGTLHFVTNGEINSPVYFIGSPLKSSLYGGQNNHSEVLNAPTGSNYDISNDLWSSSFYSACHI; this is encoded by the coding sequence ATGAAAAGATTCAAGTATTCACTAGTGTTGTTATTAACCGTTATAACCGGTTGTTCACATAATCAGTCTTATTCTAGTCAATCTTCTTTTGATACTACTGGCACTTCGGACAGTGGTGATTATAGCGAAGAATCTAGTTCATCTAATGAATCATCTTCTCTATCAAGCGAAGATATTAATGACGCATTTAACAATCGAATTTCTACTATGGTTTCAACGGGGATGTTTCCCCGGGAAAATGACGCACTTTTACCGGCATTGACCGCTTATGATGAGAATGCTGTCCTTGGCAGCGCCGCCCATCCTTTATTGAACCAGATAGATTCCTCCTATCTAGAAATAGTCGCATTTGAACAACCATCGCAATATGGAGATGCTTTTTTAATTAAAGCCGATAATGCGGAGATTATAGTCGACTTCGGCAATTACGCCAGTACAAATTATGATGATGGCACAAAATATGGTTCTTATTTAGCTGAACAATATAACCAATATATTACCGATCAAAAGTTAGAGTTGATGATTGTCTCCCACCCCCATTCTGACCATATCGGCGGAGTGGATGGTTTTATCGATTCCAATGTGAACAAAATTGATATGCTCGTGGATTATGGATATCGCGGGTATAACGATTCGAATTATTATAATTCGATTCGAAACAGTATCAATCAGTGGGATGGAGTCTATCATTCCATTTATGATTGCGTAAATAATCTTCACAATGCGCTCGAACGGACTTATGTTACCCCCGAATTATTTATCGATTGGATTGATAGTGGTTTTTATCAATCAAATTCCGAACTAGATTCAAGTAATTTGACTTATCAGGGACAAGCGATCGAAGATTTAAATATCACCAGTGTTCAAGCAATACTGAATTATCGAAATTTTTCCTTTTATCTCAGTGGCGATATGCAAAACTCAACATCTTATGGGGTAATTGATGGCGAAAATATAATGGTGGAAAACAATCAGAATAATTCTTCTTTTCATCAAGTTACGATGTTAAAAGTTGGTCATCATGGCTCAGGAACCGCTACCTATGCGTCCCTGCTCGAGTACTTGCAGCCTGAGCTAGGGGTAATATCCGCCGGCCGGGTGGAAGGGACTAACACCTACGGAAATAAGTTTGGCGCCTGCTCTAACCACCCGCATGTCGCAACCTTAAATCGGTTAAAAGCGGCAAATGTCAAGACCTATTTGAATTCAGCCAGTGGTACCCTTCACTTTGTAACAAATGGCGAAATAAATAGCCCCGTATATTTTATTGGGTCACCTCTTAAATCATCATTATATGGCGGTCAAAACAATCACTCTGAAGTCTTAAATGCCCCTACTGGCAGTAACTATGATATAAGCAACGATCTTTGGTCTTCTTCCTTTTATAGTGCATGTCATATTTAA
- a CDS encoding sugar O-acetyltransferase produces the protein MSEKDRMLEGKLYIAQDEEIANMNLQARKLVDMFNATRYDDFDGRQKIIKQLFAKTGEAININKPFFCDYGSNIYIGENFYANYDCILLDVNKIIIGNNVMLGPRVSLFTAGHPIDKNVRNQQLEYGKEIIIGDDVWIGGNVVINPGVTIGSNVVIGSGSIVTHDITDNVVAAGNPCRIIRKIDDQDKRYWEKLRDEYFQ, from the coding sequence TATAGCCCAAGACGAAGAGATTGCAAATATGAATCTGCAAGCCCGGAAACTTGTCGACATGTTTAACGCCACTCGCTATGATGATTTTGATGGCCGACAAAAAATAATTAAACAATTGTTCGCTAAAACCGGTGAGGCAATCAATATTAATAAACCGTTCTTTTGTGATTATGGTTCCAACATTTATATCGGAGAAAATTTTTATGCCAATTATGACTGTATTCTTCTTGATGTTAATAAAATAATTATTGGGAATAACGTCATGCTTGGTCCACGGGTTAGCCTTTTTACCGCCGGACATCCCATCGATAAGAATGTCCGTAATCAGCAACTGGAATATGGAAAGGAAATTATTATTGGGGATGATGTTTGGATTGGTGGCAATGTGGTTATTAATCCCGGAGTTACCATTGGATCAAATGTTGTTATAGGATCTGGTTCGATCGTTACGCACGATATAACGGATAATGTCGTAGCTGCTGGAAATCCTTGCCGAATAATTCGTAAAATTGACGATCAAGATAAAAGATATTGGGAAAAATTACGGGACGAATATTTTCAGTAG